A region from the Acidiferrobacter sp. SPIII_3 genome encodes:
- the rseP gene encoding RIP metalloprotease RseP, with amino-acid sequence MLTQIGYSLLGFVLAIGILIVVHEFGHYIVARSLGVKVLRFSVGFGKPLILRRAGRDATEYVLAAVPLGGYVKMLDENEGDVAPAERHRAFNRQALWKRTAIVLAGPGFNFLFAILAYWVVFMTGVPGLKPVIGRVAAHSPAQAAGLRAGDLITRINGRRVQSLGQDRLYLFQKALEHAKVHVQVLTKGGHERVLTLDLRHVHARALSKGHLGEVLGISGWQPRLVPRIAEVFAHTPAARGGLRVGDLITRIGQQAITNWTQVARIVRAHPLQPLHFDVRHHGRTRQLIITPKAVKVGARRIGQIGAGIRVPALPPNLRVVVRFGPLAALGAALKDTWLMSRLTVEMLGKMLMLEVSPKSISGPITIAQYAGYSVQVGFTSFLMFLGVVSISLGVLNLMPVPILDGGHVFFYLLEWVKGGPISEQAIGWGQRVGVTLLLGLMMLAFYNDITRILG; translated from the coding sequence GTGTTGACGCAGATCGGCTATAGCCTGCTCGGCTTCGTACTCGCGATCGGTATCCTGATCGTGGTGCACGAGTTTGGGCACTACATTGTGGCGCGCAGTCTCGGGGTCAAGGTACTACGGTTTTCCGTGGGGTTCGGGAAACCGCTGATCCTGCGTCGCGCCGGCCGCGACGCCACCGAGTATGTGCTGGCGGCGGTACCGTTGGGCGGTTATGTGAAGATGCTAGACGAGAACGAGGGTGATGTGGCGCCGGCCGAGCGTCACCGGGCGTTCAACCGTCAGGCCCTCTGGAAGCGCACGGCCATCGTGCTGGCCGGACCCGGATTCAATTTCCTGTTCGCGATCCTGGCCTACTGGGTGGTGTTCATGACCGGCGTGCCCGGTCTTAAGCCTGTCATCGGCAGGGTCGCGGCGCACTCGCCGGCGCAGGCCGCCGGTCTGCGTGCCGGAGACCTGATCACGCGCATCAACGGTCGGCGGGTGCAGAGCCTCGGACAGGATCGGCTCTATCTCTTTCAGAAGGCCCTGGAGCATGCCAAGGTGCACGTGCAGGTCCTGACCAAGGGCGGCCATGAACGCGTCTTGACCCTCGATCTGCGCCACGTCCATGCCCGTGCCCTGAGCAAGGGGCACCTGGGTGAGGTGCTTGGGATCAGCGGTTGGCAGCCACGTCTCGTACCGCGCATCGCCGAGGTCTTCGCGCACACGCCGGCGGCCCGTGGCGGACTACGGGTCGGCGATCTCATCACGCGCATCGGCCAACAAGCCATCACCAATTGGACACAGGTTGCGCGCATCGTCCGCGCCCATCCCTTGCAGCCCCTGCATTTTGACGTCCGTCATCATGGGCGGACGCGGCAATTGATCATCACGCCAAAAGCCGTTAAGGTGGGAGCCCGGCGCATAGGCCAGATTGGTGCGGGCATCCGCGTTCCGGCGTTACCGCCGAACCTGCGCGTCGTGGTGCGATTCGGACCACTGGCAGCGCTCGGGGCGGCCTTGAAGGACACATGGCTCATGAGTCGTCTGACGGTCGAGATGCTTGGCAAGATGTTGATGCTCGAGGTCTCACCGAAGAGCATCAGCGGTCCTATCACGATCGCGCAGTATGCCGGTTATTCGGTGCAGGTGGGATTCACCAGTTTCCTGATGTTTCTCGGGGTCGTCAGCATCAGTCTCGGAGTTTTGAATCTGATGCCGGTGCCTATCCTCGACGGGGGCCACGTGTTCTTCTATCTGCTCGAGTGGGTCAAGGGAGGGCCCATCTCGGAGCAGGCGATCGGGTGGGGGCAGCGGGTCGGCGTGACCCTGCTGTTAGGTCTCATGATGCTCGCCTTCTACAACGACATTACACGGATTCTCGGATAA
- the dxr gene encoding 1-deoxy-D-xylulose-5-phosphate reductoisomerase → MRQEGHPGREAVQGLAVLGATGSIGISTLKVAELHPGRFRVVALSAYERAEELRALCQTWRPALAAIHAPETAHWLAQSLADTGTEVLAGPAALERIVCDPRVTTVVCGIVGAAGLKSAWAAVAAGKRVLFANKEPLVMSGHLLMALARRSGAQLLPLDSEHNAVFQCLPQPRAGLAGAGVRRIVLTCSGGPFRNTPASEFATITPEQACAHPRWSMGRKISVDSATLMNKGLELIEACRLFEAAPEQIDVVIHPQSIIHSLVEYVDGSTLAQLGNPDMRTPIAHALAFPGRIEAGVARLDLAAVGRLDFEVPDEDRFPCLRLARAAAVAGASAPTVLNAANEVAVEAFLARELPFAAIPRVIESVLEARPVVPAESIEAILEEDRMARECAHRVIGGHRAKGVMAC, encoded by the coding sequence ATGAGGCAGGAGGGGCATCCGGGGCGTGAAGCCGTCCAGGGGCTTGCGGTATTGGGGGCCACGGGCTCCATAGGGATCAGCACCTTGAAGGTGGCGGAGCTCCATCCGGGGCGTTTCCGGGTAGTGGCCTTGAGCGCCTATGAGCGTGCCGAGGAGCTGCGCGCGTTGTGCCAGACGTGGCGTCCGGCACTGGCCGCCATCCATGCCCCGGAGACGGCGCACTGGCTTGCGCAGTCGCTGGCGGATACCGGCACCGAGGTGCTCGCCGGACCCGCGGCGCTTGAACGGATCGTCTGCGATCCGCGCGTGACCACCGTCGTGTGCGGCATTGTCGGGGCCGCCGGACTTAAGTCGGCGTGGGCGGCGGTGGCCGCCGGCAAACGGGTCTTGTTTGCCAATAAAGAGCCGCTGGTCATGTCCGGTCATCTGCTGATGGCCTTGGCGCGTCGCAGCGGCGCGCAGCTCCTGCCGCTTGATAGCGAGCATAATGCGGTCTTTCAATGTTTGCCGCAGCCGCGCGCGGGGTTGGCCGGGGCGGGAGTGCGGCGCATCGTGCTCACCTGTTCGGGCGGCCCGTTTCGCAACACCCCGGCGAGCGAGTTTGCCACCATAACCCCCGAGCAGGCCTGCGCGCATCCGCGCTGGAGCATGGGTCGCAAGATCTCGGTGGATTCCGCGACCTTGATGAACAAGGGCCTGGAGTTGATCGAGGCCTGCCGGCTGTTCGAGGCGGCGCCCGAGCAGATCGACGTGGTGATCCACCCGCAAAGCATCATCCATTCACTGGTCGAGTATGTCGATGGGTCCACGCTCGCGCAGCTTGGCAATCCTGACATGCGCACCCCCATCGCTCACGCGTTGGCGTTTCCGGGTCGCATCGAGGCGGGGGTCGCGCGCCTCGATCTGGCAGCCGTAGGGCGGCTGGATTTCGAGGTGCCGGACGAGGACCGTTTCCCGTGTCTTAGGCTCGCACGCGCGGCCGCGGTGGCCGGTGCCAGCGCCCCCACGGTACTAAACGCCGCCAACGAGGTTGCGGTGGAGGCCTTTCTGGCGCGCGAGCTGCCGTTTGCCGCCATCCCCCGGGTGATCGAGTCGGTCCTGGAGGCGCGGCCGGTGGTGCCGGCGGAGAGCATCGAGGCCATACTGGAAGAGGATCGGATGGCGCGTGAGTGTGCGCACCGGGTCATCGGTGGCCATCGCGCGAAGGGGGTCATGGCGTGTTGA
- a CDS encoding phosphatidate cytidylyltransferase → MLKERLLTALLAGALLLAGLWFLNTAGVGILLGVVTLLAAFEWSGLAARRPVARFAFPALAALLGLASLLLPLSAVMAVAILWWVWAAGEVFVFRDRASPVWRHAPVKCLSGILILVPAWRGCLALKAQDPSRPMLLIWLLAMVWTADSAAYFAGRAFGRHRLAPLVSPGKTVEGAMAGIAGAAIIGGIGASWLALSGLTAGSGALLGAVVAMASIIGDLLESKAKRLAAVKDSGRLLPGHGGILDRIDALTAAVPLFVWTMRYLGVR, encoded by the coding sequence GTGCTTAAGGAGCGCCTGCTGACGGCGCTTCTCGCGGGTGCCCTGTTGCTCGCCGGTCTATGGTTTCTGAACACTGCCGGGGTCGGGATATTGTTGGGCGTGGTGACGCTGCTGGCGGCCTTCGAGTGGTCGGGGCTCGCGGCGCGGCGGCCGGTGGCGCGGTTTGCGTTTCCCGCGCTCGCCGCGCTCTTGGGGCTGGCAAGCCTCCTGCTACCGCTTTCGGCGGTCATGGCGGTGGCGATCCTATGGTGGGTCTGGGCGGCCGGCGAGGTATTCGTGTTCCGTGACCGGGCGAGTCCGGTCTGGCGTCATGCGCCGGTCAAGTGCCTGTCCGGTATACTGATATTGGTGCCGGCGTGGCGCGGATGCCTGGCGCTGAAGGCCCAGGATCCCTCGCGGCCGATGCTCCTGATCTGGCTGCTGGCCATGGTGTGGACCGCCGACAGCGCGGCCTATTTTGCGGGACGCGCCTTTGGGCGTCATCGCCTGGCCCCGCTCGTAAGCCCCGGCAAGACCGTGGAGGGCGCCATGGCCGGGATCGCGGGGGCGGCGATCATCGGGGGTATCGGCGCCTCTTGGCTGGCGCTTTCGGGCCTCACGGCCGGCAGCGGCGCGCTGCTGGGGGCGGTGGTGGCCATGGCCTCGATCATAGGCGACCTGCTCGAGAGCAAGGCCAAGCGTCTGGCCGCCGTCAAGGACTCGGGCCGCCTGTTGCCGGGTCACGGCGGCATCCTGGATCGTATCGATGCCTTGACAGCGGCGGTGCCGTTATTCGTGTGGACCATGCGCTATCTGGGGGTTCGATGA
- the uppS gene encoding polyprenyl diphosphate synthase: MKTTDQSAITGGLPAHVAVIMDGNGRWAKARGQARIQGHRKGVETVRELVAACAEKGIKAVTLFAFSSENWRRPRLEVRLLRQLFLLALEREIAKLHDNDIQFRAIGDIAAFGPDIVQRVRDAEALTANNRRLRLTIAANYGGRWDIAQACARIAEEVRAGRLLSGDISPETLEPYLSMAGVPEPDLFIRTGGEQRISNFLLWQLAYTELYFTPVLWPDFDRKQFDLALESFTGRQRRFGRTGDQVEAAWRA; encoded by the coding sequence ATGAAGACGACGGATCAAAGTGCCATTACAGGGGGTCTCCCCGCCCATGTCGCGGTGATCATGGACGGTAACGGTCGCTGGGCCAAGGCCCGCGGGCAGGCCCGCATCCAGGGACACCGCAAGGGTGTGGAGACGGTCCGCGAACTGGTCGCGGCGTGCGCCGAGAAGGGCATCAAGGCGGTGACGTTGTTTGCCTTCAGCAGCGAGAACTGGCGCCGCCCGCGGCTCGAGGTCCGTTTGCTGCGCCAGCTGTTCCTGCTGGCGCTGGAGCGCGAGATTGCAAAGCTCCATGACAACGATATCCAGTTCCGCGCCATCGGCGACATCGCCGCCTTCGGGCCCGACATCGTGCAGCGCGTGCGCGACGCCGAGGCCTTGACCGCCAACAATCGCCGCCTGCGTCTCACCATCGCCGCCAACTACGGCGGTCGGTGGGATATCGCCCAGGCGTGCGCCCGTATCGCCGAGGAGGTGCGTGCCGGCCGGCTTTTGTCCGGCGACATCAGCCCCGAGACCCTGGAACCCTATCTCAGCATGGCCGGCGTCCCGGAGCCCGATCTCTTCATCCGCACCGGCGGTGAACAGCGCATCAGCAATTTTCTGCTCTGGCAGCTTGCCTATACGGAGCTCTATTTCACGCCCGTACTATGGCCCGACTTCGACCGCAAGCAGTTCGATCTGGCCCTGGAGTCCTTCACCGGGCGCCAGCGACGGTTCGGGCGCACGGGGGACCAGGTCGAGGCGGCGTGGCGTGCTTAA
- the frr gene encoding ribosome recycling factor: MSEDLKKDVQARMAKSVEALKAELGRIRTGRANTALLDHVMVDYYGTRTALPKVANVTVADARNLVVSPWEKGMVAAIERAILESGLGFNPVTSGMTIRIPMPPLTEERRRDLGKVARSEGENAKIAVRNIRRDTNNHLKDQVKKKLLSEDEEKRLVEAVQKATDQFIAEIDKLVAAKERDILEI; the protein is encoded by the coding sequence GTGAGTGAGGATCTGAAGAAAGACGTCCAGGCGCGCATGGCCAAGTCCGTCGAGGCCTTGAAGGCGGAGCTCGGCCGTATTCGCACCGGGCGCGCCAATACCGCGCTCCTCGACCACGTCATGGTCGATTACTACGGTACCAGGACCGCGCTCCCGAAGGTGGCCAACGTCACCGTGGCCGATGCCCGCAATCTGGTCGTGAGTCCCTGGGAGAAGGGCATGGTGGCGGCGATCGAGCGCGCCATTCTGGAGTCCGGGCTCGGCTTTAATCCGGTGACGTCCGGCATGACCATCCGCATCCCCATGCCGCCGTTGACCGAGGAGCGTCGTCGGGACCTTGGCAAGGTGGCGCGCAGCGAGGGCGAGAATGCCAAGATCGCGGTGCGCAACATCCGTCGCGATACGAACAATCATTTGAAGGATCAGGTCAAGAAGAAGCTGCTCTCGGAAGATGAGGAGAAGCGGCTTGTCGAGGCCGTGCAAAAGGCCACAGACCAGTTCATCGCCGAAATCGACAAGCTGGTCGCCGCGAAGGAACGCGACATCCTGGAGATCTAA
- the pyrH gene encoding UMP kinase, whose product MARYRRVLLKLSGEALMGTAGYGIDPEVLHTVAAAVAEGACGTGLAIVIGGGNIFRGVSSSARGMDRAQADLMGMLATVMNALALVEALRSSGVTAHVQSALAVGTAVPPFDRRRALECLERGEVVVFAAGTGNPFFTTDTAASLRALEVGAEIMLKATKVDGVYSADPKRDPGAVRYRRLGYDDVLQRRLGVMDATAIALLREFRVPLRVFDMTSPGALARILAGADEGTLVEEGAACE is encoded by the coding sequence ATGGCGCGTTACCGGCGCGTGCTCCTGAAGTTGAGCGGCGAGGCCCTGATGGGGACCGCGGGTTACGGGATCGACCCGGAGGTCTTGCACACCGTGGCCGCGGCAGTGGCCGAGGGCGCTTGCGGCACGGGTCTTGCGATTGTGATCGGCGGCGGGAACATCTTTCGCGGGGTGTCGAGTTCGGCGCGTGGCATGGACCGGGCGCAGGCCGATCTCATGGGCATGCTCGCCACAGTCATGAATGCGCTGGCGCTGGTCGAGGCGCTGCGCTCTTCCGGGGTGACCGCCCATGTCCAGTCGGCGCTTGCCGTCGGTACCGCGGTACCCCCCTTCGACAGGCGTCGGGCCTTGGAGTGTCTGGAGCGGGGCGAGGTCGTGGTGTTCGCAGCCGGCACCGGCAATCCGTTCTTCACCACCGATACCGCGGCAAGCCTTCGGGCCCTGGAAGTGGGCGCGGAGATCATGCTGAAGGCCACCAAGGTCGACGGCGTGTATTCGGCGGACCCCAAGCGCGACCCGGGCGCCGTACGCTACCGGCGGCTTGGGTATGACGATGTGCTGCAGCGCCGTCTCGGGGTGATGGATGCCACGGCGATCGCGCTATTGCGGGAGTTTCGCGTGCCCTTGCGCGTTTTTGACATGACCTCGCCCGGGGCCCTGGCGCGCATCCTCGCCGGCGCCGATGAAGGGACTTTAGTCGAAGAAGGAGCGGCATGTGAGTGA
- the tsf gene encoding translation elongation factor Ts, with amino-acid sequence MAISAAQVKELRERTGLGMMECKAALTETDGNMEAAIDLLRKKAGAKVDKKAHRVAAEGAIGAHVDARGQVGALVEVNSETDFVAKEERFAAFAQTLAALVVDHNPADLEALSAIAFPGGGTVAEARAALVAQFGENMTVRRFVRLDAEGGVLGHYVHGRRIGVLVSLAGGGAALARDLAMHIAASKPAYVRPEDVPADVVAREKAIYVAQAEGSGKSPEIIEKMVMGKVRKYLDDITLTGQAFVKDPETTVAAQLKKAGAEARRFFRLEVGEGIEREVSNFASEVMSQVKGS; translated from the coding sequence ATGGCGATTTCAGCGGCACAGGTAAAAGAGCTTCGGGAACGGACCGGACTGGGCATGATGGAGTGCAAGGCCGCGCTCACCGAGACGGACGGGAATATGGAGGCGGCCATCGACCTCCTGCGCAAGAAGGCCGGTGCCAAGGTCGACAAGAAGGCCCACCGCGTGGCGGCCGAGGGGGCCATCGGCGCCCATGTCGATGCGCGCGGTCAGGTGGGTGCGTTGGTGGAGGTCAATAGCGAGACGGATTTCGTGGCCAAGGAGGAGCGCTTCGCGGCCTTCGCACAGACGCTCGCGGCCCTGGTCGTCGACCACAACCCCGCGGATCTGGAGGCCTTGTCAGCGATAGCCTTCCCTGGCGGGGGCACGGTGGCTGAGGCGCGCGCGGCGCTCGTGGCGCAGTTTGGGGAAAACATGACGGTACGACGGTTCGTGCGCCTCGATGCCGAGGGCGGCGTGCTCGGGCACTATGTGCATGGGCGGCGTATCGGCGTGCTGGTGTCGCTTGCCGGCGGGGGCGCGGCGCTCGCCCGCGATCTCGCTATGCATATCGCCGCAAGCAAGCCCGCCTATGTCCGGCCGGAGGACGTTCCGGCGGATGTCGTGGCCCGCGAAAAGGCCATCTATGTGGCGCAGGCCGAAGGTTCGGGAAAGTCCCCGGAGATCATCGAGAAGATGGTGATGGGCAAGGTCCGGAAGTACCTCGATGACATCACACTGACAGGTCAGGCGTTCGTCAAGGATCCGGAGACTACGGTCGCCGCGCAATTGAAGAAGGCCGGGGCCGAGGCCAGACGCTTCTTCCGGCTGGAGGTGGGTGAGGGGATCGAACGCGAGGTCAGCAACTTCGCATCGGAAGTGATGTCACAGGTCAAGGGAAGCTGA
- the map gene encoding type I methionyl aminopeptidase produces the protein MPITIKTEAEIRKMRVAGRLAADVLEMIAPHVVPGITTGELDRICHDYIVYTQKAIPAPLNYRGFPRSICTSVNHQVCHGIPGDRVLKRGDIVNIDITVIKDEYHGDTSRMFYVGEPSIAARRLTEVTYECLVRGIRLVRPGIHLGDIGHAIQTFAEGQHYSVVREYCGHGIGRAFHEDPQVLHYGRPGTGVTLEAGMIFTIEPMINQRAAGVKLLPDNWTVVTRDHGLSAQWEHTVLVTPSGYEVLTLRHDETI, from the coding sequence ATGCCCATTACGATCAAGACCGAAGCCGAAATCCGCAAAATGCGCGTCGCCGGGCGGCTTGCCGCCGATGTCCTGGAGATGATCGCACCTCATGTGGTCCCCGGCATCACCACAGGCGAGCTCGACCGCATCTGTCATGACTATATCGTGTACACCCAAAAAGCGATCCCGGCGCCGCTCAATTACCGAGGCTTTCCGCGCTCCATCTGCACCTCGGTCAATCACCAGGTCTGTCACGGTATTCCCGGCGACCGTGTATTGAAGCGCGGCGACATCGTCAATATCGACATCACCGTGATCAAAGACGAGTATCACGGTGATACGAGTCGCATGTTCTATGTGGGAGAACCCTCGATCGCCGCGCGTCGCCTGACCGAGGTCACCTATGAATGCCTGGTGCGTGGCATACGACTCGTACGCCCCGGCATCCATCTGGGTGATATCGGTCACGCCATCCAGACCTTCGCCGAAGGCCAGCACTACTCAGTGGTGCGCGAATACTGCGGACACGGCATAGGCCGCGCCTTCCATGAGGACCCGCAGGTCCTGCATTACGGGCGCCCCGGGACCGGCGTGACGCTGGAGGCGGGCATGATCTTCACGATAGAGCCCATGATCAATCAGCGCGCCGCCGGGGTGAAGCTTCTGCCTGACAACTGGACGGTCGTCACCCGCGATCACGGCCTCTCCGCCCAATGGGAACACACGGTGTTGGTGACACCCTCCGGATACGAGGTCCTGACCCTGCGCCACGACGAGACCATCTAA
- the glnD gene encoding [protein-PII] uridylyltransferase yields MATKAVVPILDPDITRFRERLRAGDARLRATHDAELPRRRRGLGIQALQLRTALIDDVLREAYARHESLLPNTVSVALVAVGGYGRGELHPASDIDLLLLQDSPRYANTQAFAEPFLRFLWDIGLTVGHSVRSHHDCLRVARSDLTVMTNLMEARLLTGDEALLARLAHDLASPSLWSSARFFDAKLAEQRSRHTRYDDTGYNLEPNVKEGPGGLRDIHTIGWITQRHFGSADLHDLVKVGFLDEREYHTLIDARNFLWQIRNGLHLLARRREDRLLFDHQRTLAQKMGYVDRPGRLAVEQFMKRYYRTVKQVQLLNEILLQHFAETLRAPRRPVIKPLSPRFRARNGFLEAVDAHVFAEDPRAILDLFRVLQEHPALQGVRAATIRLLRAHLSLIDGAFRHDPATRSAFLAILRAPSGVTKALRRMNAYGVLGAYIPAFGKIVGQMQHDLFHVYTVDEHSLFVLRNVRRLMQPEYHAELPGVSEIGHALAKPERLYLAALFHDIAKGRGGDHSRLGESEARGFCQRLGLSEYDSEFVAWLVRHHLVMSWTAQHTDISDPGIIADFARLVGDREHLDNLYVLTVADIRGTSPSVWNDWKGQLLAGLYRDATRVLRRGIGEAIAIDARVADVRRETLERIGDCAPREAIEQHWARMDADYFLRHDAWALAWHACAIARHRSATLPVIEARVRPDHAAVEFLVFSPLSDELFAIVTGSLERLNLSIVDARIHMASGYALDCFVALTADGKPPNARELSHMTKQVRTDLTAGFRETPVRPLPRALKNFPIATEVHFSSTANGQLTVMEVIAQDRPGLLHQLALALLAGRTRIVTAKVATFGERAEDVFFLTDERGKPFGRGASQRLTELADAIRARLDGAAPIPR; encoded by the coding sequence ATGGCGACCAAGGCCGTGGTGCCGATCCTAGACCCGGACATCACGCGATTTCGCGAGAGGCTGCGTGCCGGTGATGCGCGCCTGCGGGCCACGCACGACGCCGAACTGCCGCGCCGGCGCCGGGGACTCGGGATCCAGGCGCTTCAGCTACGCACGGCGCTGATTGATGATGTCCTGCGCGAGGCCTACGCCCGGCACGAGTCCTTGCTTCCGAATACCGTGTCCGTGGCGCTCGTGGCGGTTGGGGGCTACGGACGCGGCGAACTCCACCCCGCCTCCGATATCGACCTGCTGTTGCTCCAAGACAGCCCTCGATACGCCAATACCCAGGCCTTCGCCGAACCCTTCCTGCGCTTTCTCTGGGATATCGGACTCACCGTGGGGCACAGCGTTCGATCGCATCACGACTGCCTGCGGGTCGCGCGCTCCGACCTCACGGTCATGACCAACCTCATGGAGGCGCGCCTGTTGACCGGCGACGAGGCGCTGCTCGCGCGCCTCGCGCACGACCTCGCGTCGCCTTCTCTATGGTCCAGCGCGCGATTCTTTGACGCCAAACTCGCCGAGCAGCGCTCGCGTCACACCCGTTATGACGACACCGGCTACAACCTGGAACCGAACGTCAAGGAAGGCCCGGGGGGGCTGCGCGACATCCATACGATCGGCTGGATCACCCAGCGCCACTTCGGTTCCGCCGACCTCCATGACCTCGTCAAGGTGGGCTTCCTGGACGAGCGCGAATACCACACGCTCATAGACGCACGGAACTTTCTCTGGCAGATCCGCAACGGCCTTCATCTCCTGGCGCGGCGGCGCGAGGATCGCCTGCTTTTCGACCATCAGCGGACCCTGGCCCAGAAGATGGGTTATGTGGACCGCCCGGGGCGGCTTGCCGTCGAACAGTTCATGAAGCGGTATTACCGCACGGTAAAGCAGGTCCAGCTTCTGAACGAAATCCTCCTACAACACTTCGCCGAGACCCTGCGCGCACCAAGGCGGCCGGTGATAAAGCCGCTAAGCCCCCGGTTCCGGGCCCGCAACGGCTTCCTGGAGGCCGTCGACGCGCACGTCTTCGCCGAAGACCCGCGCGCCATCCTCGACCTGTTCCGGGTTTTGCAGGAGCACCCCGCGCTCCAGGGTGTGCGCGCCGCCACCATCCGCCTGTTGCGGGCGCACCTATCCTTGATAGATGGGGCCTTCCGTCACGACCCGGCCACCCGATCGGCATTCCTCGCCATTTTGCGGGCACCGTCGGGCGTCACCAAGGCCTTGCGGCGCATGAACGCCTACGGCGTCCTCGGCGCCTATATCCCGGCCTTCGGCAAGATCGTGGGCCAGATGCAGCACGACCTCTTTCATGTCTACACGGTCGACGAGCACAGCCTGTTCGTCTTGCGTAATGTCCGGCGCCTTATGCAGCCTGAGTATCACGCCGAACTGCCGGGAGTAAGCGAGATCGGCCATGCGCTTGCCAAACCCGAACGCCTGTATCTGGCAGCACTCTTCCATGACATCGCCAAAGGGCGTGGCGGCGATCATTCCCGCCTCGGTGAATCCGAGGCCCGCGGCTTCTGCCAGCGACTCGGCCTGAGTGAGTATGACAGCGAGTTCGTCGCCTGGCTCGTGCGCCATCATCTCGTCATGTCCTGGACCGCACAACACACCGACATCTCGGATCCGGGGATCATCGCCGATTTTGCGCGGCTCGTAGGCGACCGTGAGCATCTCGACAACCTCTATGTGCTTACCGTGGCGGATATCCGCGGGACCAGCCCGAGCGTGTGGAACGACTGGAAGGGACAGTTGCTCGCAGGTCTCTATCGCGATGCGACACGCGTCCTGCGGCGCGGCATAGGCGAGGCCATCGCCATCGACGCGCGTGTTGCCGACGTGCGGCGTGAGACCCTGGAACGTATCGGGGACTGCGCACCTCGCGAGGCGATCGAGCAGCATTGGGCACGCATGGACGCAGACTACTTCCTGCGCCACGACGCCTGGGCCCTGGCCTGGCACGCCTGCGCCATCGCCCGGCACCGATCGGCGACGCTGCCCGTCATCGAGGCGCGCGTGCGTCCCGATCACGCCGCAGTCGAGTTTCTCGTCTTCAGCCCCTTGAGCGACGAACTTTTCGCTATAGTCACCGGCAGCTTGGAACGTCTCAATCTCTCGATCGTCGATGCCCGCATCCATATGGCCTCGGGCTATGCCCTCGACTGTTTCGTGGCGCTCACCGCCGACGGCAAGCCGCCGAACGCCCGCGAGTTGTCGCACATGACCAAACAGGTACGCACCGACCTTACCGCCGGATTTCGCGAGACCCCCGTCCGCCCCCTGCCCCGTGCCCTGAAAAATTTCCCGATCGCCACCGAGGTGCACTTCTCGTCGACCGCCAATGGCCAGCTCACAGTCATGGAGGTCATCGCTCAGGACCGTCCGGGACTGCTTCACCAACTGGCCCTGGCGCTTCTTGCCGGCCGCACGCGCATCGTGACCGCCAAGGTGGCGACCTTCGGGGAGCGCGCCGAAGATGTGTTCTTTCTCACCGACGAACGCGGTAAACCCTTCGGCCGGGGCGCCTCGCAACGCCTGACGGAACTCGCGGATGCCATTCGCGCGCGCCTGGACGGGGCGGCCCCGATTCCACGATAA
- a CDS encoding ABC transporter permease, giving the protein MGATRRWVSLYGRLIYLHMRSQFEFPWDFWIGILGSCLKQATGLIFLGAVFAHIPAISGWNRWQVAFLFAMILIPQGVADIAAAGPWTLRTLVSQGTFDRILLSPAPPLFMVLAKISNFHQGAATSLLGIVLIVASSVHLHLVWNAARMAYLASTLLCGVLMVLAINLAANSYVFWEPTPTSAVPFFVNNLAEIAKFPMDAYGRVAQLAMTYVVPFAAVSYYPGRVLLQKSPLDVGAIVFTPLAALGAGLAAYTIWSLGLRRYQSAGH; this is encoded by the coding sequence ATGGGTGCGACAAGACGCTGGGTGTCCTTATACGGCAGGCTCATTTATCTGCACATGCGTTCACAGTTCGAGTTTCCGTGGGATTTCTGGATTGGAATCCTCGGTTCTTGTCTGAAGCAAGCCACGGGTTTGATATTTCTGGGTGCCGTCTTTGCCCATATCCCCGCTATTTCCGGGTGGAACCGCTGGCAGGTGGCGTTTCTGTTTGCCATGATCCTGATACCCCAAGGTGTCGCAGATATTGCTGCGGCAGGCCCGTGGACCCTGCGGACGCTCGTGAGTCAAGGCACCTTTGATCGCATTCTGCTGAGTCCGGCCCCGCCCTTATTCATGGTCCTTGCGAAGATATCGAATTTTCATCAGGGCGCAGCCACAAGCCTCCTCGGCATCGTGCTTATCGTGGCAAGCAGCGTCCATCTTCATCTGGTCTGGAATGCGGCTCGAATGGCGTATCTGGCGAGTACGCTATTATGCGGTGTGTTGATGGTGCTGGCAATCAATCTGGCCGCCAATAGCTATGTGTTCTGGGAGCCCACGCCGACCAGCGCGGTGCCGTTTTTCGTAAACAATTTGGCCGAGATCGCGAAGTTTCCCATGGATGCCTACGGCCGGGTCGCGCAGCTCGCCATGACCTACGTCGTGCCATTTGCCGCCGTCAGTTATTATCCCGGGCGTGTCCTGCTCCAGAAATCGCCACTCGATGTCGGGGCGATCGTCTTTACGCCGCTTGCAGCCCTTGGGGCGGGTCTCGCGGCCTATACCATCTGGAGCCTGGGCCTGCGGCGCTATCAGAGCGCGGGCCATTAG